In the Gopherus flavomarginatus isolate rGopFla2 chromosome 6, rGopFla2.mat.asm, whole genome shotgun sequence genome, one interval contains:
- the LOC127053958 gene encoding uncharacterized protein LOC127053958: MGQGTSVPLESPLGIVNKLWNEGKLPVQTGMSRKKLYTLCVRNWTGYTAVLADLEMRWPSYGSFEQAALRGVKSQIEKDHPGQLCYWFCWDTAAELWKSLKIMAVRYSPESEPPPGYFDEGCRPRRVLTRQLVPSAPAPIPPQGDSLLVAEGNLQDTRLEFLQKDEEEMEGQTSGGVVTRLMSKQVRQGACPPPEDSPEDVPVKSLASNKSIVREMPLQVHDQPYMGNGGRLQHANIVEYKGWLEWDLKEWGQLSGSFGENPRKIIELLERLFLSYNPTYTDVDQLLSRVLTGEERSRLWMAERTWGDSNAVNRTWMDRRDLAAGWNPLDWTQPRLTQLRTDRERLLERLKEMARRSPNQAKFMQIRQESDEPPRKFWSRLLEGARMFTQMDPEREADHPTLISFFVNQSVPPVRDYFLKFRPGWGGESVTSVLDVADFAWEKERESSKKKEKKEEYKLMALAFHGGVRGKGRGRGRGFQGARGRGSWRPQPSGNCFQCGQPGHFKRECPWGRPEGLAASADAYTSEEYTPAPPAQPIPQAWINYGKQQQPQQTQPPQ; encoded by the coding sequence atgggtcaagggactagcgtgcctcttgagagtccgttggggattgtaaataagttatggaacgaagggaaactcccagtacagacaggaatgtctaggaagaagttgtacacactatgtgtaaggaattggactgggtataccgcggtattggccgacctggagatgaggtggccttcgtatggctctttcgaacaggctgccttaagaggagtaaagagccagatcgaaaaagaccatccgggacagttatgttactggttttgttgggacacagcagcagagctgtggaaatctttaaaaattatggcagtcaggtactctcccgagagtgaaccccctccaggttatttcgatgaagggtgtagaccacggcgtgttttgactcgtcagctggtcccctctgcacctgcccctattcctccgcagggggactctctccttgtagcagaggggaatctgcaggataccagattggaatttctgcagaaggatgaggaggaaatggaggggcaaacctcgggaggagtggttactaggctaatgtccaagcaggtacggcagggtgcatgccccccccccgaggatagcccagaggatgtccccgtcaaatctcttgcgagtaataaaagtatagttagagagatgcctttacaggtgcacgatcaaccttatatgggcaatggtggacggttacaacatgctaatattgtggaatataaaggatggctagaatgggacttgaaagagtggggacagttgtcagggtcttttggggaaaatccccgaaagatcatagaacttctagaaagattgtttttaagttataatcctacttatacggatgtggatcagttgttaagtagagttttgaccggagaggaacgtagtagattgtggatggcagaaaggacatggggagatagcaatgcagttaatcgtacttggatggataggcgggatctggccgctggctggaatcccctagactggactcagccaaggctgactcagctgcgaacagatcgagagcgattgttagagagactcaaggaaatggctcgccgctcgcctaatcaggctaagttcatgcagattcggcaggaatctgatgagccgcccagaaagttctggtcgaggctattggagggggcccgaatgttcactcagatggatcctgagagagaagcagaccaccctactcttatttcattttttgtgaatcagtcggtgccccctgtaagggattacttcttaaagtttcgccctggttggggaggtgagtcagtcacttcagtgttggacgtagctgattttgcctgggagaaagaaagggaaagtagtaaaaagaaagagaaaaaggaagaatataagctgatggctttagcttttcacggcggtgttcgaggcaaaggccgtggccgtggcaggggattccagggtgctcggggaagagggtcctggcgaccccagccatcaggaaattgttttcagtgcggacagcccggtcactttaaacgtgaatgcccctggggacgcccagagggtctggctgcatccgcagatgcttatacaagtgaggaatacacccctgcaccaccagctcagcccattccccaggcctggatcaactacgggaaacagcagcagccgcagcaaactcagcctcctcaatga